A stretch of Pygocentrus nattereri isolate fPygNat1 chromosome 8, fPygNat1.pri, whole genome shotgun sequence DNA encodes these proteins:
- the c8h15orf40 gene encoding UPF0235 protein C15orf40 homolog, whose amino-acid sequence MNHYKSMFLHILRRGFNRTQAFILCERSCAGVVSSSVFGDHLRNRSLSFSQTKMPKKDKMSKSAQKQPETPSGPVYTLKDGELAIAIHAKPGAKQNAVTDVSSEAVGVAIAAPPTDGEANAELVRYLAKVLELKKSEVMLDKGSKSREKIIKVTASISKVEVLERLKREAAG is encoded by the exons ATGAATCACTACAAGTCCATGTTCTTACACATTTTACGCCGTGGTTTTAATAGGACTCAAGCGTTTATACTGTGCGAGAGGAGCTGTGCTGGTGTTGTGAGCTCCTCGGTGTTTGGAGATCATCTGAGGAACCGgagtctgtctttctctcagacCAAGATGcccaaaaaagataaaatg AGTAAAAGTGCTCAGAAACAGCCAGAAACACCAAGCGGTCCAgtttacactcttaaagatggcGAGCTTGCGATTGCAATCCATGCTAAGCCCGGAGCAAAACAGAATGCTGTTACAG aTGTGTCCTCAGAGGCAGTGGGGGTCGCTATTGCTGCGCCACCAACTGATGGAGAGGCCAATGCGGAGCTGGTGCGGTATTTAGCCAAAGTGCTGGAGCTAAAGAAGAGTGAAGTAATGCTAGATAAG ggtAGTAAATCAAGAGAGAAAATCATTAAAGTCACTGCTTCTATTAGTAAAGTGGAGGTGCTGGAGAGACTGAAGCGTGAGGCTGCTGGCTGA
- the glsl gene encoding glutaminase liver isoform, mitochondrial isoform X1, whose amino-acid sequence MMENNSSQEVDENPYLCFQRTPSLRRKWRKRYGGLDGNKLLEPNKEEDLRENGVMTDGLLEKNTAPVKSAEAQETSLSGYIPHPVPRNAMPSQRPHSFVAPSSTGLPAFISNGGTKASIPQAEQERAMSTQPWPSVSRTDAQHSQSKRKVAADVLFDSFASGGRVSINLFFETLWSSGVLRTDQRIKDCYALMRKLQDADGAVDRNTFQRCVTGFVSFILKAVQGRFVIPDFSMFTEETQKLFIKCKQLSSVKEREEGNEGSGKWGVSVCTVDGQRLSLGDWAEPCVLGEISWPLVYGLAVDQLGVDYVHRYVGVEEYAKYESPFTLSKQGVPHSPLTETGAIISASLLQQLTVKPVTEEEEKYESALNIIRRLCNKEHANLNCTSYQGLRKDIIRLHALSFYLQEKKCFPDSVDVNATLDLLLQCLSTEVTCESGAALAATLANGGLCPMSGDQVLSPAAVRSALSMMQVAGMNNYSRIFHFKTSVPAKSSSSGVVLIVVPGVLGLMCWSPELDAHGNSWRGVHFCEELVSAFQLHSFDIRTPFRQVLSYRQWKVESEGYQIMNVLLAAYRGDLHSLRRYFLSGADVNAVDYDGRCALHVAASEGHLEVIKFLMENTGANCTLKDRWGNTPLQEAMRCNQGPATQLLKKYTDYEESL is encoded by the exons atgaTGGAAAACAACTCAAGTCAAGAAGTAGATGAAAATCCTTATCTCTG TTTCCAGAGAACGCCTTCTCTGCGCCGTAAATGGAGAAAACGCTATGGAGGCTTGGATGGCAACAAATTGCTGGAGCCGAATAAGGAGGAGGACCTGAGAG AGAATGGTGTAATGACAGACGGCCTCCTGGAGAAGAACACAGCCCCTGTGAAGAGTGCAGAAGCTCAG GAGACCAGTCTGTCAGGGTACATTCCACATCCTGTGCCAAGAAATGCCATGCCGTCTCAGAGGCCTCACAGCTTTGTGGCTCCAAGCTCAACAG GCTTACCAGCTTTTATCAGCAACGGAGGTACAAAAGCCTCCATCCCCCAAGCAGAGCAGGAGAGGGCCATGTCCACCCAGCCCTGGCCCAGCGTCAGCAGGACGGACGCCCAGCACAGCCAGTCAAAGAGAAAAGT GGCTGCTGACGTGTTGTTCGATAGCTTCGCCTCTGGAGGAAGAGTCAGCATCAATCTTTTCTTTGAG ACCCTGTGGAGCTCTGGCGTTTTACGCACTGACCAGCGGATTAAAGACTGTTATGCACTGATGAGGAAACTGCAGGATGCTGATGGGGCAGTGGACAGGAACACCTTCCAAAG GTGTGTAACAGGCTTCGTGTCTTTCATCTTGAAGGCCGTGCAAGGCAGATTTGTCATTCCAGATTTCTCCATGTTCACTGAGGAGACCCAAAAGTTGTtcattaaatgtaaacagctgtCTTCTGTCAAG gagagagaagagggaaatgAGGGCAGTGGAAAGTGGGGGGTTTCTGTCTGCACCGTGGATGGCCAGAG GCTCTCTCTCGGGGACTGGGCAGAGCCGTGTGTTCTAGGAGAGATCTCTTGGCCTCTGGTTTACGGGCTTGCAGTGGATCAGCTTGGGGTTGACTATGTACACAGATATGTAGGAGTGGAAGAATATGCTAAATATGAGTCTCCCTTTACTCTTAGCAAGCAAG GTGTCCCTCACAGTCCGCTGACTGAGACGGGAGCTATCATCAgtgcatcactgctgcag CAGTTAACAGTGAAGCCAGttacagaggaagaggagaagtaTGAGTCG GCTCTCAATATCATAAGGAGACTGTGTAACAAGGAACACGCCAATTTAAACTGTACAAG TTACCAAGGCTTGAGGAAGGACATCATTCGTCTACATGCGCTCTCATTTTATCTTCAAGAGAAGAAG TGCTTTCCAGACAGTGTTGACGTAAATGCCACACTGGATCTGCTGTTACAG tgtCTATCTACAGAAGTCACATGTGAGTCTGGAGCGGCGTTGGCTGCTACATTAGCCAATGGTGGCCTTTGCCCCATGTCAGGTGACCAGGTCCTCTCGCCCGCTGCAGTTCGGAGCGCTCTATCCATGATGCAGGTGGCAGGGATGAACAATTATTCCAGAATATTCCATTTTAAG ACATCTGTGCCTGCCAAATCCAGCAGCTCTGGTGTGGTGCTGATAGTAGTCCCTGGAGTGCTTGGCCTCATGTGCTGGTCACCAGAGTTGGACGCACATGGAAATTCTTGGAGAGGAGTGCATTTCTGTGAG GAGCTAGTGTCTGCCTTCCAGCTGCACAGTTTTGACATCCGGACTCCTTTCAGACAGGTGCTGTCCTATAGGCAGTGGAAAGTGGAGTCTGAG GGTTATCAAATCATGAACGTCCTCTTAGCTGCTTACCGAGGGGACCTGCACTCCTTAAGGAG GTACTTCCTCTCTGGAGCAGATGTGAATGCCGTGGATTATGACGGAAGGTGTGCACTTCATGTGGCTGCCTCAGAAGGGCACTTGGAGGTCATCAAGTTTCTGATGGAGAACACAGGAGCCAATTGCACACTAAAGGACAG GTGGGGCAACACACCATTGCAGGAGGCTATGAGATGCAATCAAGGTCCTGCCACACAGCTTCTGAAGAAGTACACAGACTATGAAGAGAGTTTATGA
- the glsl gene encoding glutaminase liver isoform, mitochondrial isoform X2 — protein sequence MMENNSSQEVDENPYLCFQRTPSLRRKWRKRYGGLDGNKLLEPNKEEDLRENGVMTDGLLEKNTAPVKSAEAQETSLSGYIPHPVPRNAMPSQRPHSFVAPSSTGLPAFISNGGTKASIPQAEQERAMSTQPWPSVSRTDAQHSQSKRKVAADVLFDSFASGGRVSINLFFETLWSSGVLRTDQRIKDCYALMRKLQDADGAVDRNTFQRCVTGFVSFILKAVQGRFVIPDFSMFTEETQKLFIKCKQLSSVKEREEGNEGSGKWGVSVCTVDGQRLSLGDWAEPCVLGEISWPLVYGLAVDQLGVDYVHRYVGVEEYAKYESPFTLSKQGVPHSPLTETGAIISASLLQLTVKPVTEEEEKYESALNIIRRLCNKEHANLNCTSYQGLRKDIIRLHALSFYLQEKKCFPDSVDVNATLDLLLQCLSTEVTCESGAALAATLANGGLCPMSGDQVLSPAAVRSALSMMQVAGMNNYSRIFHFKTSVPAKSSSSGVVLIVVPGVLGLMCWSPELDAHGNSWRGVHFCEELVSAFQLHSFDIRTPFRQVLSYRQWKVESEGYQIMNVLLAAYRGDLHSLRRYFLSGADVNAVDYDGRCALHVAASEGHLEVIKFLMENTGANCTLKDRWGNTPLQEAMRCNQGPATQLLKKYTDYEESL from the exons atgaTGGAAAACAACTCAAGTCAAGAAGTAGATGAAAATCCTTATCTCTG TTTCCAGAGAACGCCTTCTCTGCGCCGTAAATGGAGAAAACGCTATGGAGGCTTGGATGGCAACAAATTGCTGGAGCCGAATAAGGAGGAGGACCTGAGAG AGAATGGTGTAATGACAGACGGCCTCCTGGAGAAGAACACAGCCCCTGTGAAGAGTGCAGAAGCTCAG GAGACCAGTCTGTCAGGGTACATTCCACATCCTGTGCCAAGAAATGCCATGCCGTCTCAGAGGCCTCACAGCTTTGTGGCTCCAAGCTCAACAG GCTTACCAGCTTTTATCAGCAACGGAGGTACAAAAGCCTCCATCCCCCAAGCAGAGCAGGAGAGGGCCATGTCCACCCAGCCCTGGCCCAGCGTCAGCAGGACGGACGCCCAGCACAGCCAGTCAAAGAGAAAAGT GGCTGCTGACGTGTTGTTCGATAGCTTCGCCTCTGGAGGAAGAGTCAGCATCAATCTTTTCTTTGAG ACCCTGTGGAGCTCTGGCGTTTTACGCACTGACCAGCGGATTAAAGACTGTTATGCACTGATGAGGAAACTGCAGGATGCTGATGGGGCAGTGGACAGGAACACCTTCCAAAG GTGTGTAACAGGCTTCGTGTCTTTCATCTTGAAGGCCGTGCAAGGCAGATTTGTCATTCCAGATTTCTCCATGTTCACTGAGGAGACCCAAAAGTTGTtcattaaatgtaaacagctgtCTTCTGTCAAG gagagagaagagggaaatgAGGGCAGTGGAAAGTGGGGGGTTTCTGTCTGCACCGTGGATGGCCAGAG GCTCTCTCTCGGGGACTGGGCAGAGCCGTGTGTTCTAGGAGAGATCTCTTGGCCTCTGGTTTACGGGCTTGCAGTGGATCAGCTTGGGGTTGACTATGTACACAGATATGTAGGAGTGGAAGAATATGCTAAATATGAGTCTCCCTTTACTCTTAGCAAGCAAG GTGTCCCTCACAGTCCGCTGACTGAGACGGGAGCTATCATCAgtgcatcactgctgcag TTAACAGTGAAGCCAGttacagaggaagaggagaagtaTGAGTCG GCTCTCAATATCATAAGGAGACTGTGTAACAAGGAACACGCCAATTTAAACTGTACAAG TTACCAAGGCTTGAGGAAGGACATCATTCGTCTACATGCGCTCTCATTTTATCTTCAAGAGAAGAAG TGCTTTCCAGACAGTGTTGACGTAAATGCCACACTGGATCTGCTGTTACAG tgtCTATCTACAGAAGTCACATGTGAGTCTGGAGCGGCGTTGGCTGCTACATTAGCCAATGGTGGCCTTTGCCCCATGTCAGGTGACCAGGTCCTCTCGCCCGCTGCAGTTCGGAGCGCTCTATCCATGATGCAGGTGGCAGGGATGAACAATTATTCCAGAATATTCCATTTTAAG ACATCTGTGCCTGCCAAATCCAGCAGCTCTGGTGTGGTGCTGATAGTAGTCCCTGGAGTGCTTGGCCTCATGTGCTGGTCACCAGAGTTGGACGCACATGGAAATTCTTGGAGAGGAGTGCATTTCTGTGAG GAGCTAGTGTCTGCCTTCCAGCTGCACAGTTTTGACATCCGGACTCCTTTCAGACAGGTGCTGTCCTATAGGCAGTGGAAAGTGGAGTCTGAG GGTTATCAAATCATGAACGTCCTCTTAGCTGCTTACCGAGGGGACCTGCACTCCTTAAGGAG GTACTTCCTCTCTGGAGCAGATGTGAATGCCGTGGATTATGACGGAAGGTGTGCACTTCATGTGGCTGCCTCAGAAGGGCACTTGGAGGTCATCAAGTTTCTGATGGAGAACACAGGAGCCAATTGCACACTAAAGGACAG GTGGGGCAACACACCATTGCAGGAGGCTATGAGATGCAATCAAGGTCCTGCCACACAGCTTCTGAAGAAGTACACAGACTATGAAGAGAGTTTATGA